Proteins encoded together in one Deinococcus hopiensis KR-140 window:
- a CDS encoding phosphotransferase family protein: protein MPGDVRDWRGPRRGLGRRAGVAVRLSVALLADGWALLRGRGPAASPHFWPRELRAAFPGPRHLVEAWSGEGAAFARYSTAHGPLFLKYLPAGWQDRRAYRRVAREEAYLRRFAPLSPVPHAPLLHAALDPARGHGHLLLRDLTDETTGWGAFATDAEREEALRQIVRLLAQHHAFWFGHPQLSGDWSWDRERAIRRALRSSTPPNAPAAARDAAGQAARLLPELLGQTLGVTLAHGDLHSGQVLWPRRGGEPVLIDYGQAHAAPLGEDLAHLLHVRLDPPERARLAPELRETYREALAGYGIVLSRTQLADEERLGLVLNVLTTARQARREGGSGVQSALERVVEAWHTWDAGQGVSPRNAQ, encoded by the coding sequence TTGCCTGGGGATGTTCGCGATTGGCGCGGCCCTCGCCGTGGGCTCGGTCGCCGGGCTGGCGTCGCTGTTCGTCTGAGCGTTGCCCTGCTGGCGGACGGCTGGGCCCTGCTCCGCGGCCGTGGGCCCGCCGCCTCGCCCCATTTCTGGCCGCGCGAACTGCGCGCTGCCTTTCCCGGGCCTCGTCATCTGGTGGAAGCGTGGAGTGGGGAGGGCGCTGCCTTTGCCCGCTACAGCACGGCGCACGGCCCTCTCTTTCTGAAGTACCTGCCCGCCGGGTGGCAGGACAGGCGGGCGTACCGGCGGGTGGCGCGCGAGGAGGCGTATTTGCGCCGCTTCGCGCCCCTGTCGCCCGTGCCGCACGCGCCCCTGCTCCACGCGGCGCTGGACCCGGCCCGTGGGCACGGCCACCTGCTGCTGCGGGACCTGACGGACGAGACGACAGGCTGGGGAGCATTCGCCACCGACGCCGAGCGGGAGGAGGCGTTGCGGCAGATCGTGCGCCTGCTGGCCCAGCACCACGCTTTCTGGTTCGGTCATCCCCAGTTGAGCGGTGACTGGAGCTGGGACCGGGAACGGGCAATTCGCCGGGCCCTGAGAAGCTCCACACCGCCCAACGCGCCCGCCGCCGCGAGAGACGCTGCTGGGCAAGCCGCTCGCCTCCTGCCTGAGCTGCTGGGCCAGACGTTGGGCGTGACGCTCGCCCACGGCGATCTGCATTCGGGGCAGGTGCTGTGGCCCAGGCGGGGCGGCGAACCCGTCCTGATCGACTACGGGCAGGCCCACGCCGCTCCGCTGGGTGAGGACCTGGCCCACCTGCTGCACGTGCGCTTGGACCCGCCCGAACGCGCCCGACTTGCCCCGGAACTGCGCGAGACGTACCGGGAAGCGCTGGCAGGGTACGGGATCGTCTTGTCGCGGACGCAACTTGCCGATGAGGAGCGCCTGGGCCTGGTCCTCAATGTGCTCACCACCGCCCGGCAGGCCCGGCGAGAGGGCGGCAGCGGGGTTCAGTCGGCGCTGGAACGGGTGGTGGAGGCGTGGCACACCTGGGACGCGGGCCAGGGCGTCAGTCCCAGAAATGCCCAGTAA
- a CDS encoding cyclic-di-AMP receptor, whose amino-acid sequence MKLVLAVIQDADAAALVRVLSENAFEVTKLASTGGFLREGNTTLMIGVPDERMADLKRHVQQTCRTRTRLVTPSVPMGEQGEGLAADPVEVAVGGAVMFVMGVQEFVKV is encoded by the coding sequence ATGAAGCTGGTTCTTGCTGTGATTCAGGACGCCGACGCCGCTGCCCTCGTGCGCGTGCTGTCCGAGAACGCCTTTGAAGTCACCAAGCTCGCCAGCACCGGCGGCTTTTTGCGTGAGGGCAACACCACCCTGATGATCGGCGTGCCCGACGAACGCATGGCGGATCTCAAGCGGCACGTGCAGCAGACCTGCCGCACCCGCACCCGTCTGGTTACCCCCAGCGTCCCCATGGGCGAGCAGGGCGAGGGCCTCGCCGCCGATCCGGTGGAGGTGGCGGTGGGCGGCGCAGTGATGTTCGTGATGGGGGTGCAGGAGTTCGTGAAGGTTTGA
- a CDS encoding HAD family hydrolase, with protein MTIRALFWDIGGVLLTNGWDREQRAEVVTRFGLDASAFGERHKLAVPELERGRMVLGEYMAQTVFYTPRDFTPDDFRAAMEAVSQPHLETLALARELGTRHRMYALNNEGRDLNEYRVRTYGLNQFLLGFFTSCYLGVMKPGPAIYRLALDLAHVRPGEAVMIDDRAQNVEAARSVGMQGVLYENAAQLRKALAELGAE; from the coding sequence ATGACCATCCGCGCCCTCTTCTGGGATATCGGCGGTGTGCTGCTTACCAACGGCTGGGACCGCGAGCAACGGGCGGAGGTGGTGACCCGCTTCGGATTGGACGCTTCTGCGTTTGGTGAGCGCCACAAGCTGGCCGTTCCCGAGCTGGAGCGGGGCCGCATGGTTCTCGGCGAGTACATGGCCCAGACCGTCTTTTACACTCCCCGCGACTTTACCCCGGACGACTTCCGCGCGGCGATGGAAGCGGTCAGCCAGCCGCATCTGGAGACGCTGGCCCTGGCCCGCGAGCTGGGCACCCGCCACCGCATGTACGCCCTGAACAACGAGGGCCGCGATCTCAACGAATACCGCGTGCGGACCTACGGCCTGAACCAGTTCCTCCTGGGCTTTTTCACGTCCTGCTACCTGGGGGTGATGAAGCCGGGCCCCGCCATCTACCGCCTCGCCCTGGACCTCGCGCACGTTCGGCCGGGGGAAGCCGTGATGATTGACGACCGCGCCCAGAACGTGGAGGCTGCCCGCTCGGTCGGGATGCAGGGCGTGCTGTACGAGAATGCGGCGCAGTTGCGGAAAGCGCTGGCGGAGCTGGGGGCGGAGTGA
- a CDS encoding ATP-binding cassette domain-containing protein, producing the protein MLDIENLGKTYGRHVALGGVSLRAEGGEVFGLLGPNGAGKTTLLRIIATLLQPTSGSARLAGHDVVRESEAVRRAVGVVNGGMGLPARLTGREVLRSFASLYGLMPAQANARIAELDAALDLGRTLDTRAGEYSTGMKQKVVIARAVIHDPQVLILDEAASGLDIFARRTLMDFVAATRRPGRLTLYSTHVMSEAEEVCDRVAIIHKGALVTVGRIPDILAQTNERNLERAFFALVRGEEAPHAV; encoded by the coding sequence ATGCTGGACATCGAGAACCTGGGCAAGACCTACGGCAGACACGTGGCGCTCGGGGGGGTGAGCTTGCGGGCAGAAGGCGGTGAGGTCTTCGGACTGCTGGGCCCCAACGGTGCGGGCAAGACCACCCTGCTGCGGATCATCGCCACGCTGCTGCAACCCACCTCCGGCAGCGCGAGGCTTGCCGGGCACGACGTGGTGCGGGAGAGCGAAGCGGTACGCCGGGCCGTGGGGGTGGTCAACGGTGGGATGGGCCTGCCGGCCCGCCTGACAGGCCGTGAGGTCCTGCGCTCGTTCGCCAGCCTGTATGGCCTGATGCCGGCCCAGGCCAACGCACGCATCGCTGAACTCGACGCCGCCCTGGACCTGGGCCGGACCCTGGACACCCGGGCGGGCGAGTACAGCACCGGCATGAAGCAGAAGGTGGTGATCGCGCGGGCGGTGATCCATGACCCTCAGGTGCTCATTCTGGATGAGGCGGCCAGCGGCCTGGACATCTTTGCGCGGCGTACCCTGATGGACTTTGTGGCGGCGACGCGGCGTCCCGGACGGCTCACCCTGTATTCCACCCACGTCATGAGTGAGGCTGAGGAGGTCTGCGACCGGGTGGCGATCATCCACAAAGGGGCGCTGGTGACCGTGGGACGGATTCCCGACATCCTCGCGCAGACGAACGAACGCAACCTGGAACGCGCCTTTTTCGCCCTGGTTCGCGGAGAGGAAGCTCCGCATGCGGTCTGA
- a CDS encoding Ig-like domain-containing protein has product MKSLLRLTLILTLALTACGSGSGPSASTPAPAPTDGGTANDAGSITLSQTSSYRYDGYNLGLALGESVSGTYLSGATWTSSNPAAVRVTAGTGGSFTVTGLAAGTSTVRGTLGTRAAEMKVTVTAPATTPAPTPAPTVSSVNVSTTTLALNPGASQTVTAAVQGTGSFNPGVTWTTSNAGVANVDGAGRVTAVAVGTATVTATSVQDASKRASLSVTVTAPAPTIMGVTVNPGSLSLTAGGSQSVTASVQGTGSFNPGVTWTTSNAGVANVDGAGRVTAVAAGTATITATSVQDADQRASLTATVTAPAPTPTPAPAPSQDAFDITVVFPSGTTLTAGQKAAFTNAATRWSQVIAAGLPDVAGVTLSTGQKVTVDDVTIVASGTPIDGPGQILGQAGPRQVRPGTTLPLWGEMEFDSADLDSMEANGTLAGVIMHEMGHVLGIGTLWDRYLTVNATTCTSATKVQYSGANGLGQYKALNGQAAGVPVEDQYGEGTKCGHWKESVFQNELMTGFANKGSMPLSRITLGALADLGYSVNYAAADAYTIPSVSAQSVDPGTQIHERLITPDGIVDPGH; this is encoded by the coding sequence ATGAAGAGTCTTCTGCGCCTGACCCTCATTCTCACGCTCGCACTCACCGCCTGCGGGAGCGGCAGCGGTCCCTCGGCCAGCACGCCAGCTCCGGCGCCCACCGATGGGGGAACCGCCAACGACGCGGGCAGCATTACGCTTTCCCAGACTTCCTCGTACCGCTATGACGGCTACAACCTCGGGCTGGCCCTGGGCGAGAGCGTCAGCGGAACGTACCTCAGCGGGGCCACCTGGACGAGCAGCAATCCGGCAGCGGTGCGGGTTACAGCAGGCACGGGCGGCAGCTTCACGGTCACGGGCTTGGCGGCGGGCACTTCCACCGTGCGCGGAACGCTGGGCACCCGAGCGGCCGAGATGAAGGTGACGGTGACAGCTCCGGCCACCACCCCGGCCCCAACGCCCGCCCCCACGGTCAGCAGCGTAAACGTCAGCACCACCACGCTGGCGCTGAACCCGGGCGCGAGCCAGACGGTCACGGCGGCGGTTCAGGGCACGGGCAGCTTCAATCCCGGCGTGACCTGGACCACCAGCAACGCGGGTGTAGCGAATGTGGACGGCGCGGGGCGCGTCACCGCCGTCGCGGTCGGCACAGCCACCGTCACCGCCACCAGCGTTCAGGACGCGAGCAAGCGGGCCAGCCTCTCCGTCACCGTCACGGCTCCCGCGCCCACCATCATGGGCGTGACGGTCAACCCCGGCAGCCTCAGCCTGACGGCGGGCGGCAGCCAGAGCGTGACCGCCAGCGTGCAGGGCACGGGCAGCTTCAACCCCGGCGTGACCTGGACCACCAGCAACGCGGGTGTAGCGAATGTGGACGGCGCGGGGCGCGTCACCGCCGTCGCGGCGGGCACAGCCACCATCACCGCCACCAGCGTTCAGGACGCGGACCAGCGGGCCAGCCTCACGGCCACCGTGACGGCCCCGGCCCCCACGCCCACCCCGGCCCCGGCCCCCTCGCAAGACGCCTTCGACATCACGGTGGTCTTCCCATCGGGGACCACCCTGACAGCTGGGCAGAAGGCGGCCTTCACGAACGCGGCCACACGCTGGTCCCAGGTGATTGCGGCAGGCCTGCCGGACGTGGCGGGGGTCACCCTTTCGACGGGCCAGAAGGTCACCGTGGACGACGTGACCATCGTGGCGAGCGGCACCCCCATCGACGGCCCCGGGCAGATTCTGGGGCAGGCCGGACCCCGGCAGGTGCGTCCCGGCACCACCCTGCCGCTGTGGGGGGAGATGGAGTTCGATTCGGCGGACCTCGACAGCATGGAGGCGAACGGCACCCTCGCGGGCGTGATCATGCACGAGATGGGACACGTGCTGGGCATTGGCACGCTGTGGGACAGATACCTCACGGTCAACGCCACCACCTGCACAAGCGCAACGAAGGTGCAGTACAGCGGCGCGAACGGCTTGGGGCAGTACAAGGCGCTGAATGGGCAGGCTGCGGGCGTCCCCGTCGAAGATCAGTACGGCGAGGGCACCAAGTGCGGGCACTGGAAGGAGTCGGTCTTCCAGAACGAACTGATGACCGGCTTCGCCAACAAAGGCTCCATGCCCCTGAGCCGCATCACGCTGGGAGCCCTGGCAGACCTGGGCTACTCGGTCAACTACGCTGCTGCCGACGCCTACACCATTCCCAGTGTGTCGGCCCAGTCGGTAGACCCAGGCACCCAGATTCATGAGCGCCTGATTACCCCAGACGGCATCGTTGATCCCGGCCACTGA
- the glmM gene encoding phosphoglucosamine mutase, with translation MSERKYFGTDGVRAVAGEFPLTAAWVMNLGAAAGEVLKRRSARPCVVIGKDTRQSGDMLEAALAAGLTSRGVNVIHVGVLPTPGVSYLTRYLEAEAGVVISASHNPYQDNGIKFFGADGGKLSDATELEIEAAIDDVTAFAPVSGVDLGSVTDYGEAERLYTKFLRAQAPDLSGLRIAMDCANGAAYRVGPKVFQAAGADVFAVFTTPDGRNINRGCGSTHLEQLQRVVRGGEYDLGVAFDGDADRALFVDSRGNVIHGDHMLLLGARARGDAAVVTTIMSNMALEVKLTEAGVGLERTAVGDRYVHERLHAKALTLGGEQSGHVLFLDVSPTGDGVLTALLTLAAMKKLGTTLDELHDELVMFPQTLVNVRVGDKKAISRDGRVQAAVEQAEARLAGRGRVNLRPSGTENLIRVMVEGPDEAEIHEIARTIAAVVEEQGSVSA, from the coding sequence ATGAGCGAAAGAAAGTACTTTGGAACCGACGGCGTGCGCGCGGTGGCGGGTGAGTTTCCGCTGACGGCAGCCTGGGTCATGAACCTCGGCGCGGCGGCGGGAGAGGTGTTGAAACGGCGCAGTGCCCGGCCCTGCGTGGTCATTGGCAAGGACACCCGGCAAAGCGGCGACATGCTTGAGGCGGCGCTGGCTGCCGGGCTCACCAGTCGGGGCGTGAACGTTATTCACGTCGGTGTGCTGCCCACCCCCGGCGTCAGCTACCTGACCCGTTACCTGGAGGCCGAGGCGGGCGTGGTTATCAGCGCCTCGCACAACCCCTACCAGGACAACGGCATTAAATTCTTCGGCGCGGACGGCGGCAAGCTCAGCGACGCAACGGAACTGGAGATCGAGGCGGCGATTGACGACGTGACCGCTTTCGCACCCGTCAGTGGCGTGGACCTCGGCTCAGTGACCGACTACGGCGAGGCCGAGCGGCTGTACACGAAGTTCCTGCGTGCCCAGGCTCCAGACCTTTCGGGACTGCGGATCGCCATGGACTGCGCGAACGGCGCGGCGTACCGGGTAGGCCCCAAGGTCTTTCAGGCGGCGGGAGCGGACGTGTTCGCGGTGTTCACCACCCCCGACGGACGCAACATCAACCGGGGCTGCGGCAGCACGCACCTCGAGCAGTTGCAGCGCGTGGTGCGGGGCGGCGAATATGACCTGGGGGTGGCCTTCGACGGCGACGCCGACCGGGCGCTGTTCGTCGATTCTCGCGGCAACGTGATTCACGGAGACCACATGCTGCTGCTGGGTGCGCGGGCGCGGGGCGACGCAGCGGTGGTGACGACCATCATGAGCAACATGGCGCTGGAGGTGAAGCTCACCGAGGCGGGCGTCGGCCTGGAGCGCACCGCCGTGGGAGACCGTTACGTTCATGAACGCCTCCACGCCAAGGCACTGACCCTGGGGGGCGAGCAGAGCGGCCACGTGCTGTTTCTGGACGTTTCCCCCACCGGCGACGGCGTGCTGACCGCCCTGCTGACCCTGGCCGCCATGAAAAAGCTGGGGACCACCCTGGACGAACTGCACGACGAACTGGTGATGTTTCCGCAGACGCTCGTGAACGTGCGCGTGGGCGACAAGAAAGCCATCTCACGCGACGGGCGGGTGCAGGCGGCAGTGGAGCAGGCCGAGGCCCGCCTCGCGGGACGAGGCCGCGTCAATCTACGGCCGAGCGGTACCGAGAACCTGATTCGGGTCATGGTAGAGGGCCCCGACGAGGCCGAAATCCATGAGATCGCCCGAACCATCGCCGCCGTGGTGGAGGAACAGGGAAGCGTCAGCGCCTGA
- the polA gene encoding DNA polymerase I, whose translation MTAPAPDTLVLIDGHALAFRSYFAIPPLNNARGESTHAILGFLRLTLRLMRQVSNQVIVVFDPPGGSFRHKQYEGYKSGRAQTPSDLPGQINRIRAIVDALGLPRLEEPGFEADDVIATVTKMAEGKGFQVRIVTSDRDAYQLLDDHVRVIANDFSLIGPDEVLAKYGVTVGQWVDYRALTGDASDNIPGAKGIGPKTAAKLLQTYRTLDAVLAAAKDGTLEPKGTREKLLTSEADVRFSHELSCMVTNLPLQIELGVGRSEGDPQRLGALLDELELTTLKRDIFALTQPEAAEGAAEAEQAPPAVEAPPEAKWRTPGEGVTWGYVLSREDDLTAELTAAATFDGKVIRVAPTGDRPRRAEEAQVVLETASPQSSLFTGVHTEGEDPPKKQTKAEQKAAEKVAKAAQKEAQRLAALYPATVDEAEFVGQRFVTAAGAKALAAHLSVRGTNVEPGDDPLLVAYLLDPANTAMPAVTERYLRAGWPEDAGGRAFLTRRLLDELPAQLGEPRRKLYEDVEKPLAGVLKNMEVRGVRLDSDYIRGLSGATTARIATLEAEIHRHAGREFPIRSRDQLEAVLYDELGLASGKKTKLTGKRSTAVSALEPLRDEHPIVPALLEYRELEKLRGTYLDPLPSLVNPRTGRLHTTFAQTAVATGRLSSLNPNLQNIPIRSQTGREIRKGFTADAGFCLISADYSQIELRLLAHIAGDPLMQQAFQEGADIHRRTAAQVLGLNEGTITPDQRRAAKTVNFGVLYGMSAHRLSNDLSISYSEAASFIDTYFSTYPGIREYIDKTLEFGREHGYVETLYGRRRYVPELKAQNRNVREAGERLAYNMPIQGTAADIIKVAMVHLDRELEQRGARLLLQVHDELLIEVPEDRAEEIAAYTREVMEGAAHLSVPLAVEVGTGPNWYDTK comes from the coding sequence ATGACCGCTCCCGCTCCCGACACACTCGTGCTGATCGACGGGCACGCGCTGGCGTTCCGCTCCTACTTCGCCATCCCGCCGCTGAACAACGCTCGGGGTGAGTCCACGCACGCCATCCTGGGCTTCTTGCGCCTTACCCTGCGCCTGATGCGCCAGGTTTCCAACCAGGTCATCGTGGTGTTCGATCCCCCTGGCGGCAGCTTCCGGCACAAGCAGTACGAGGGCTACAAGTCGGGCCGCGCCCAGACGCCCAGCGATCTGCCGGGCCAGATTAACCGCATCCGCGCGATCGTGGACGCGCTCGGCTTGCCCCGCCTGGAAGAACCCGGCTTCGAAGCCGACGACGTGATTGCCACGGTGACCAAGATGGCCGAGGGCAAGGGCTTTCAGGTCCGCATCGTGACCAGCGACCGCGACGCGTACCAGCTCCTTGACGACCACGTGCGGGTGATTGCCAATGACTTCTCGCTCATCGGTCCCGACGAGGTGCTGGCCAAGTACGGCGTTACCGTGGGGCAGTGGGTGGACTACCGCGCACTGACGGGCGATGCCAGCGACAACATCCCCGGTGCGAAAGGGATTGGGCCGAAGACGGCGGCCAAGCTGCTGCAAACCTATCGCACGCTGGACGCGGTCCTCGCCGCAGCGAAAGACGGTACCCTGGAGCCCAAGGGCACCCGCGAGAAGCTGCTCACGTCGGAAGCGGACGTGCGCTTCAGCCACGAGTTGTCGTGCATGGTGACCAACCTGCCCCTGCAGATCGAACTCGGCGTGGGGCGGAGCGAGGGAGACCCGCAACGGCTCGGAGCCCTGCTGGACGAGCTGGAGCTGACAACGCTCAAACGTGACATCTTCGCGCTGACCCAACCGGAGGCGGCAGAAGGCGCAGCGGAGGCGGAGCAGGCCCCGCCCGCGGTGGAAGCCCCGCCCGAGGCCAAGTGGCGCACCCCTGGCGAGGGCGTGACCTGGGGCTATGTCCTCTCACGTGAGGATGACCTCACGGCGGAACTGACCGCCGCCGCGACGTTCGACGGCAAGGTGATTCGCGTGGCCCCCACCGGTGACCGCCCGCGCAGGGCGGAGGAGGCGCAGGTGGTACTGGAAACGGCCTCGCCGCAGTCTTCCCTGTTCACAGGTGTGCACACCGAGGGAGAGGACCCTCCCAAGAAACAGACGAAGGCCGAGCAAAAGGCCGCTGAGAAAGTGGCGAAGGCAGCCCAGAAAGAGGCGCAGCGCCTCGCCGCCCTCTATCCCGCTACCGTGGATGAGGCCGAGTTCGTGGGCCAGCGCTTTGTCACGGCGGCGGGAGCCAAGGCCCTCGCCGCGCACCTCAGCGTGCGGGGCACCAACGTGGAGCCGGGCGACGATCCCCTCCTTGTGGCCTACCTGCTGGACCCCGCGAACACAGCCATGCCCGCCGTCACCGAGCGCTACCTGCGGGCAGGTTGGCCCGAGGACGCGGGCGGACGCGCCTTCCTGACGCGCCGACTGCTGGATGAGCTGCCCGCCCAACTTGGCGAACCCCGCCGCAAGCTGTACGAAGATGTGGAAAAGCCGCTCGCCGGCGTGCTGAAAAACATGGAGGTGCGCGGCGTACGGCTCGACAGCGACTATATTCGCGGTCTTTCGGGAGCCACCACTGCCCGCATCGCCACCCTGGAGGCTGAGATTCACCGCCACGCCGGGCGCGAGTTTCCCATCCGCAGCCGCGACCAGCTCGAAGCCGTCTTGTACGACGAACTGGGCCTCGCCAGCGGCAAGAAGACGAAGCTGACCGGCAAGCGCTCCACGGCGGTCTCGGCCCTGGAACCCCTGCGCGACGAGCATCCCATTGTTCCCGCGCTGCTGGAATACCGCGAGCTCGAAAAGCTGCGCGGCACCTACCTCGATCCGCTGCCCAGCCTGGTCAACCCGCGCACCGGGCGGCTCCACACCACCTTTGCACAGACGGCGGTGGCGACAGGGCGGCTGAGCAGCCTCAATCCCAACCTACAGAACATCCCTATCCGCTCGCAGACAGGCCGCGAGATTCGCAAAGGCTTTACCGCGGACGCCGGGTTTTGCCTGATCTCCGCCGACTACTCGCAAATTGAGTTGCGGCTGCTGGCGCACATCGCGGGCGATCCCCTGATGCAGCAGGCGTTTCAGGAAGGCGCGGACATCCACCGCCGCACCGCCGCGCAGGTGCTGGGCCTGAACGAGGGCACCATCACGCCAGACCAGCGCCGGGCAGCCAAGACCGTGAACTTCGGCGTGCTGTACGGCATGAGTGCCCACCGCCTCAGCAACGACCTGAGCATCAGCTACTCGGAAGCAGCGTCCTTTATCGACACCTACTTCAGTACCTACCCCGGTATCCGCGAGTACATCGACAAGACGCTGGAGTTCGGGCGAGAGCACGGCTACGTGGAGACGCTGTACGGCCGCCGCCGCTACGTGCCCGAGCTGAAGGCGCAAAACCGCAACGTACGCGAGGCGGGCGAGCGCCTGGCCTACAACATGCCCATCCAGGGCACCGCCGCCGACATCATCAAGGTGGCGATGGTGCACCTCGACCGTGAGCTGGAGCAGCGCGGCGCGCGGCTGCTCCTGCAGGTCCACGACGAACTGCTGATTGAGGTGCCCGAAGACCGCGCGGAGGAAATCGCCGCCTACACCCGCGAGGTGATGGAGGGGGCCGCGCACCTCAGCGTGCCGCTGGCGGTGGAAGTCGGCACCGGACCGAACTGGTATGACACCAAATGA
- a CDS encoding ABC transporter permease — translation MRSEARRRETLRPRFVWRVASHDLLSTLRDRRTLTSTILIPLLIIPLLTLGMPLLLGKLIGGQVQSRQKVGVVGPLPESLKAALTRDEKAGGAVTRAGMELVPVTDARAAVQSGQVEAALRAPAPLPVRAGDGTERLEVYAKLGNLRAQTGAYAKVQDVVEGYNRGLALQRLSALGLGAQTLTPVILAPIDTSGEQERRSGQLAFVIPMLMLSFILSGATATALDATAGEKERGTLESLLVSPVRRGEVVAGKLLATTLTALTTACFSVLGFLLSGLVAASLMKGGSSNEMTQAFGGQLTLTPGGALALLATVISAALLISGVLIALGIYARSFKEAQTYAAPLTLLIVLPATLLQFSDFLNLGGAIYAVPLFGGMVAILDIVRGSLTAGHALTAILANLAGALVLGLLARRSFGREEVIFRN, via the coding sequence ATGCGGTCTGAGGCCCGACGGCGCGAAACCCTGCGCCCGCGCTTCGTGTGGCGGGTGGCCTCGCACGATCTGCTGTCCACCCTGCGGGACCGCCGTACGCTGACGAGCACCATTCTCATTCCGCTGCTGATCATTCCGCTGCTGACGCTGGGGATGCCGCTGCTGCTGGGCAAGCTGATCGGCGGGCAGGTGCAGTCCCGGCAGAAGGTGGGCGTGGTGGGCCCACTGCCCGAGTCGCTGAAAGCGGCCCTGACGCGCGACGAGAAGGCGGGCGGAGCGGTGACCCGGGCCGGAATGGAGCTGGTGCCCGTGACCGACGCGAGGGCGGCCGTCCAGTCTGGCCAGGTGGAAGCCGCGCTGCGCGCGCCGGCTCCCCTGCCTGTCCGTGCGGGCGACGGCACCGAGCGGCTGGAGGTCTACGCCAAGTTGGGCAACCTGCGCGCGCAGACCGGGGCATATGCCAAGGTGCAGGACGTGGTGGAGGGCTACAACCGTGGGCTGGCGTTGCAGCGCCTCTCCGCGCTGGGCTTGGGGGCCCAGACCCTGACGCCCGTGATCCTTGCGCCCATCGATACCAGCGGCGAGCAGGAGCGGCGCAGCGGGCAGCTCGCCTTCGTGATTCCCATGCTGATGCTGAGCTTTATCCTGTCGGGCGCGACGGCCACCGCCCTGGACGCCACTGCCGGAGAAAAGGAGCGCGGCACCCTGGAAAGCCTGCTCGTCTCCCCGGTGCGGCGGGGCGAGGTGGTGGCCGGAAAACTGCTCGCCACCACCCTCACCGCGCTAACCACCGCCTGCTTCAGCGTGTTGGGCTTTTTGCTCAGCGGCCTCGTCGCGGCTTCACTGATGAAGGGCGGCTCCAGCAACGAGATGACGCAGGCGTTCGGCGGCCAGCTCACGCTGACTCCGGGGGGCGCCCTGGCCCTGCTCGCCACGGTGATCAGCGCGGCCTTGCTGATCAGCGGCGTGTTGATCGCGCTGGGTATCTACGCCCGCTCCTTCAAGGAAGCGCAGACGTATGCGGCCCCGCTGACCCTGCTGATCGTGCTGCCCGCCACGCTGCTGCAGTTCAGCGACTTTCTGAATCTGGGCGGGGCCATCTACGCCGTTCCACTGTTCGGCGGCATGGTCGCCATCCTTGACATCGTACGCGGCTCGCTTACCGCCGGACACGCCCTGACCGCCATCCTCGCCAACCTCGCCGGAGCGCTGGTGCTCGGGCTGCTGGCACGGCGCTCATTTGGGCGCGAAGAGGTGATCTTCAGGAATTAA
- a CDS encoding helix-turn-helix transcriptional regulator, whose translation MNNRVRVLRTERGWTQAELAEQLDVSRQTVNALETGKYDPSLPLAFRIARLFGQHIEAIFDDGEGR comes from the coding sequence ATGAATAACCGCGTCCGCGTCCTGCGTACCGAGCGGGGTTGGACGCAAGCCGAACTCGCCGAGCAGCTGGACGTGTCGCGGCAGACGGTCAATGCGCTGGAAACCGGCAAATACGATCCGAGCCTGCCCCTGGCCTTCCGCATCGCGCGGTTGTTTGGGCAGCATATCGAGGCCATCTTCGACGATGGCGAAGGGCGGTAA
- a CDS encoding transcriptional regulator yields the protein MFNPPTLEDLQETRRANEKLVLKALESKPEWVETELAKTTSLALSHLRAALASLLDQGRVRRLPGTGTRAVYGLADPGLADVPATPLTEDAKRVREYLQGRADSALYMSEQLRMTREDVMKALSLLNAHGMITCTFVGSLVIFRLKETQALGQEQAPVTAAGKKKQVA from the coding sequence ATGTTTAACCCCCCCACCCTCGAAGACCTGCAAGAAACCCGCCGCGCCAACGAGAAGCTCGTCCTCAAGGCGCTGGAAAGCAAGCCCGAATGGGTCGAGACCGAACTGGCCAAGACCACCAGCCTGGCGCTGTCTCACCTGCGCGCCGCCCTCGCCAGCCTGCTCGACCAGGGGCGCGTGCGCCGTCTGCCCGGTACCGGCACGCGCGCCGTGTATGGCCTCGCCGACCCCGGCCTCGCCGATGTGCCCGCCACGCCTCTGACTGAGGACGCCAAGCGCGTGCGCGAGTACCTGCAGGGCCGCGCGGACAGCGCGCTCTACATGAGCGAGCAGCTGCGCATGACCCGCGAGGACGTCATGAAGGCGCTGTCGCTGCTCAACGCCCACGGCATGATCACCTGCACCTTTGTGGGCAGCTTGGTGATCTTCCGGCTCAAGGAAACGCAGGCGCTGGGCCAGGAACAGGCCCCAGTCACTGCGGCGGGCAAGAAGAAGCAAGTTGCCTAA